A window of the Patescibacteria group bacterium genome harbors these coding sequences:
- a CDS encoding thrombospondin type 3 repeat-containing protein, whose translation MEHLEEQLPNRQKAQRSELVLVGVLFLFGIGSIIFGISRLQDKIQSPFRISNIPDEAPNLLEGVDMQGIDVEGLKTKDTDNDGLSDYQETYITQTSVYLNDTDGDGISDREEISGGTNPACPEGQQCFNGSTATPLPINKNLPPRQGEGPTGTDPAAAINQVVQQFQQKTPEQIRAFLKEQGLSEDQLKLVPDAMLQNIYAQGLQKAVKNIQEKGALEQQQ comes from the coding sequence GTGGAGCACCTAGAGGAACAATTGCCGAATAGGCAGAAAGCGCAGCGCAGCGAGCTCGTGCTCGTTGGTGTTTTATTTTTGTTCGGCATCGGAAGTATCATATTTGGAATCTCTCGTTTACAAGATAAAATCCAAAGTCCGTTTCGCATTTCGAATATTCCCGACGAAGCGCCAAATCTTCTTGAAGGCGTTGATATGCAAGGAATCGATGTGGAAGGACTGAAAACAAAAGATACCGACAATGATGGCCTGAGCGATTATCAAGAAACATATATTACACAGACAAGCGTGTATTTAAACGATACTGACGGAGACGGCATTTCGGATAGGGAAGAAATTTCCGGAGGCACAAACCCTGCCTGTCCTGAGGGGCAGCAGTGTTTTAACGGAAGTACTGCGACTCCGTTGCCAATCAATAAGAATCTTCCACCTCGACAGGGAGAAGGGCCGACCGGTACAGATCCCGCAGCGGCAATCAATCAAGTAGTGCAGCAATTCCAACAAAAGACCCCGGAGCAGATACGCGCTTTTTTGAAAGAACAGGGGCTGTCTGAAGACCAACTAAAACTTGTTCCGGATGCAATGCTCCAGAATATTTATGCGCAAGGGCTGCAAAAGGCAGTGAAAAACATTCAAGAGAAGGGCGCATTGGAACAGCAACAGCA
- the rsmA gene encoding 16S rRNA (adenine(1518)-N(6)/adenine(1519)-N(6))-dimethyltransferase RsmA, with protein MLTGIPKPKRHRGQNFLIDKNILRKIIDVAAIRRDEIIVEIGAGTGILTEALAQRAKKVIAVELDKGLIPVLQKNIQEYPNVEIVQDNCLDIPLERYGKADSDYAVVANIPYNITSRLIRIFLEGHPQPSRMILLVQREVVDRMCAKPPHMNLLALAVQYYADVRRLFDVSRHCFSPKPSVKSAVVSIVPNKSTLVKGDAARTALHEKTFFKLISAAFKGKRKKLASTLFEATHIPKKDIEAILIRLHLSSSARGQELSLEQWLALTHELMLSPLP; from the coding sequence ATGTTGACAGGCATACCAAAACCTAAGCGGCATCGGGGGCAGAATTTTCTTATTGATAAAAATATTTTGAGAAAAATTATTGATGTTGCTGCCATTCGGCGAGATGAAATAATCGTAGAAATCGGCGCTGGAACGGGGATTCTTACGGAAGCGCTTGCTCAAAGGGCAAAAAAGGTGATTGCCGTAGAATTGGACAAGGGACTCATTCCAGTACTGCAAAAAAACATACAGGAATATCCGAATGTTGAGATTGTGCAAGATAATTGCCTTGATATCCCTTTGGAAAGATACGGTAAGGCAGATAGCGACTATGCAGTTGTGGCAAATATACCGTATAACATTACATCGCGGTTAATCAGAATATTTCTTGAGGGGCATCCGCAACCAAGTCGCATGATACTCCTAGTCCAACGCGAAGTTGTAGATCGCATGTGTGCCAAGCCTCCCCATATGAATCTTTTGGCTTTGGCCGTTCAGTATTATGCCGATGTTCGCCGTCTTTTTGATGTATCCCGACATTGCTTTTCCCCCAAACCTTCCGTCAAAAGCGCTGTTGTATCAATTGTTCCAAATAAATCTACCTTAGTGAAAGGCGATGCGGCCCGTACTGCATTGCATGAAAAAACTTTTTTCAAGCTTATTTCCGCGGCATTCAAAGGAAAACGAAAAAAACTTGCGAGTACGCTTTTTGAAGCGACACATATTCCGAAAAAAGATATTGAAGCGATCCTTATACGTTTGCATCTTTCCTCTTCTGCGCGGGGACAAGAACTTTCACTTGAACAATGGTTGGCGTTGACGCATGAATTGATGTTATCCCCTTTACCGTGA